One Deltaproteobacteria bacterium PRO3 genomic window carries:
- a CDS encoding flavin reductase family protein translates to MSEPTPKDKIGQALGRIASGVAVLTTQDKDMPGAMLASWFQQVSFEPPMVSFAVKRGRPVAEMIQHSKKLALNILHTGQKDMLSHFGRGFEPGQDPFSGIKTERQSLGVPILKNCLCFLECELRHQYDAGDHQIFVAEVVNASNEEEGQPMVHIRRSGFNY, encoded by the coding sequence ATGTCGGAACCCACTCCTAAAGACAAAATCGGCCAGGCCCTGGGACGCATCGCCAGCGGGGTCGCCGTCCTCACCACGCAAGACAAGGACATGCCCGGCGCCATGCTGGCCTCGTGGTTCCAGCAGGTGAGCTTCGAGCCTCCGATGGTCTCCTTCGCCGTGAAGCGGGGCCGTCCGGTGGCCGAGATGATCCAGCACTCCAAGAAGCTCGCCCTCAACATCCTGCACACCGGGCAGAAGGACATGCTATCCCATTTCGGCCGCGGCTTCGAGCCGGGCCAGGATCCCTTCTCCGGCATCAAGACCGAGCGGCAATCGCTGGGCGTGCCCATCCTGAAAAACTGCCTCTGCTTCCTGGAATGCGAGCTGCGCCACCAGTACGACGCGGGCGACCACCAGATCTTCGTCGCCGAGGTGGTGAACGCCAGCAACGAGGAAGAGGGGCAGCCGATGGTGCACATCCGCCGCAGCGGTTTCAATTATTAG
- a CDS encoding DUF11 domain-containing protein — protein sequence MRWKLSLAALALPMMIGGAAQAATFVVNRFDDPAPLPAPNGCNTGGSCSLREAVLAANALPDLDTIQLDAGTYDLSIPEAGNPESGDLDVDFGVILQGQGPGVTIINGVQPALNDRILEAGGAGGVLTFSGLTVQNGSAGDGGGIYVPSNGYLVTVSDCEITGNQAVTSGGGLYLSSPATIENSNIDGNTLDNGPGGGVFFSSGGGLNIRNSTVNGNTVTNSGTGGGLFFSAGGTLEATESQFNGNTMDSGSGGGLFCSGGSPIALSQVEASNNTLTNGGSGGGVFFGASSLIATDLTANTNTVDNGGTGGGVFFSGSNITVSGLTVTGNQMPGGGSGGGAFISGSNVTVNDATASGNSIQGGGSGGGLYLSASNVVLLNSVVDGNSADVQAGVFASGTNVDFTNITVSGNLALFDGGGVYVGASDAQFSNVTIVDNQADSDNNGSGSGGGLFNSGTLTLRNSILAQNTANAGMGPDCFGGPITSDGYNIIGSDADCTITPPQGDPASTDLYGVDPLLGPLADNGGPTQTRALLAGSPAIDGGDPAGCVDGNGSAVTTDQRGQIRPSGPRCDIGAFELGSSDLEIVKTASAAQVDTGDEFSYTLTITNNGPGKNFDIEVSDAVPAELALVSVGSDQADCSSAGNTVTCTLAELDAGDSFVVEIIVAANEEGDVENTATVQGSEQDPDPANNTSSVLVSVGPANPDLSGGGCAVSPATPSRYGAWTALGAAALLVAAWRLRRSRFAE from the coding sequence ATGCGGTGGAAATTATCCCTAGCGGCACTGGCACTGCCTATGATGATCGGCGGCGCGGCCCAGGCCGCGACCTTCGTGGTCAACCGATTCGATGACCCGGCCCCCCTGCCGGCCCCCAACGGCTGCAATACCGGGGGCTCCTGCTCCCTGCGCGAGGCGGTGCTGGCCGCCAACGCCTTGCCCGATCTCGACACCATTCAACTGGATGCCGGCACCTACGACTTAAGCATCCCCGAGGCCGGCAATCCCGAAAGCGGCGACCTCGACGTGGATTTCGGCGTGATCCTTCAAGGCCAAGGCCCCGGGGTCACCATCATTAACGGGGTCCAGCCGGCACTCAACGACCGCATCCTCGAAGCCGGCGGGGCGGGCGGGGTCCTCACCTTCAGCGGCTTGACCGTCCAGAACGGAAGCGCCGGCGACGGCGGCGGGATCTACGTGCCCAGCAACGGATACCTGGTCACGGTCTCCGATTGCGAGATCACAGGCAACCAAGCCGTAACCAGCGGGGGCGGCCTCTACCTCTCTTCTCCCGCCACGATCGAAAATTCCAACATCGACGGCAACACCCTGGATAATGGTCCGGGCGGCGGCGTTTTTTTCAGCAGCGGCGGCGGCCTGAACATCCGCAACAGCACCGTGAACGGCAACACCGTCACCAACAGCGGAACCGGAGGGGGATTGTTTTTCTCCGCGGGGGGAACGCTGGAGGCGACCGAGTCGCAGTTCAACGGAAACACCATGGACAGCGGTTCCGGCGGCGGCCTCTTTTGCAGCGGCGGAAGCCCCATCGCGCTCAGCCAAGTGGAGGCCTCCAACAACACCCTCACCAACGGCGGCTCCGGCGGCGGGGTGTTTTTTGGCGCCAGCTCCCTCATCGCCACCGACCTGACCGCCAATACCAACACTGTCGACAACGGCGGCACCGGCGGCGGCGTTTTTTTCAGCGGCAGCAACATCACCGTTTCCGGCCTGACGGTCACCGGAAATCAAATGCCCGGCGGTGGTTCCGGCGGCGGTGCCTTTATCAGCGGCAGCAACGTCACGGTGAATGACGCCACCGCCTCCGGAAACTCCATCCAGGGCGGCGGTTCCGGCGGCGGCCTTTACCTTTCCGCCAGCAACGTCGTCCTCCTCAACTCCGTGGTCGACGGGAACAGTGCCGACGTTCAGGCGGGAGTTTTCGCGAGCGGTACCAACGTCGATTTCACCAATATTACCGTGAGCGGAAATTTGGCCCTCTTCGACGGCGGCGGCGTCTACGTCGGCGCGAGCGATGCCCAATTCAGCAATGTCACGATCGTCGACAACCAGGCCGACTCCGACAACAACGGATCCGGCAGCGGCGGCGGTCTTTTCAATTCGGGCACCCTCACCCTCCGCAACAGCATCCTCGCCCAAAACACGGCCAACGCCGGGATGGGGCCGGATTGCTTCGGTGGGCCCATTACCTCCGACGGCTACAACATCATCGGTTCCGACGCGGACTGCACCATTACGCCCCCGCAGGGCGACCCGGCCTCGACCGATCTCTACGGCGTTGATCCCCTGCTCGGCCCGCTAGCCGACAACGGCGGACCCACCCAAACTCGCGCCCTGCTCGCCGGCAGCCCGGCGATCGACGGCGGCGACCCCGCAGGTTGCGTCGACGGCAACGGCTCCGCGGTCACCACCGACCAGCGCGGCCAGATCCGTCCCAGCGGCCCGCGCTGCGACATCGGCGCTTTCGAGCTGGGTTCGTCGGATCTCGAGATCGTCAAGACGGCCAGCGCCGCCCAAGTCGACACGGGCGACGAATTCTCCTACACGCTCACGATCACCAACAACGGCCCCGGCAAAAACTTCGACATCGAGGTCTCGGACGCCGTCCCGGCGGAACTCGCTTTGGTCTCGGTCGGCTCCGATCAGGCGGACTGCAGCTCCGCCGGCAACACCGTCACCTGCACCTTAGCCGAACTCGATGCCGGGGATTCCTTCGTCGTGGAAATCATCGTCGCGGCGAACGAGGAAGGCGACGTCGAGAACACCGCCACGGTCCAGGGCTCGGAGCAGGATCCTGACCCGGCCAACAACACCTCCTCGGTGCTCGTCAGCGTCGGACCGGCCAACCCCGATCTCTCCGGAGGCGGTTGCGCGGTATCCCCCGCGACGCCCTCGCGATACGGGGCCTGGACGGCCTTGGGTGCGGCGGCCTTGCTCGTCGCAGCCTGGCGGCTGCGCCGGAGCCGATTCGCGGAATAA
- a CDS encoding PQQ-dependent sugar dehydrogenase, translating into MVFTEVGVPLAFDLIDLEFLPGRGGEAIIITWGNDGTGTVYYLRSDLTPLSQTVSISVGTGNEQGLLNVAADPDYAQNGYVYFYYTLPDGSGNRVVRRQVNVNVAGDTFSLGAEDVLATFLKSEVSNPGENHNGGSMVFGESKNLFVGVGDGAGDLNEAVSQDPGNPLGKIHRIRFDRSNPSAPTPIAEDTVYALGLRNPFTLVVDDEGDLFMGDVGAGGFEEINCLYFAGENYGWPNCEGPCVPNNPSFVNPIHGYRHGDNTFNDQDPEDNSSGGESIMVAAYYTGDQYGGVFTNKLIYNEFFKGWVRLLTLNIFDQVTADEHIGHIEGLTGLQENPADGLLYGVTLFGGNRIVRMDLAQ; encoded by the coding sequence GTGGTTTTCACCGAGGTGGGCGTGCCCTTGGCCTTCGATTTGATCGACCTGGAATTCCTGCCGGGGCGGGGCGGCGAGGCGATTATCATCACCTGGGGCAACGACGGCACGGGCACGGTCTACTATCTCCGCTCCGACCTGACGCCGCTCTCGCAGACCGTCTCGATCAGCGTCGGGACGGGCAACGAACAGGGCCTACTCAACGTGGCGGCGGATCCGGACTACGCGCAAAACGGCTATGTCTATTTTTACTACACCCTCCCCGATGGCAGCGGAAACCGCGTCGTCCGCCGGCAGGTGAACGTCAATGTCGCCGGCGATACTTTTTCCCTGGGCGCTGAGGATGTTCTCGCTACCTTCCTGAAGAGTGAGGTCAGCAATCCCGGAGAAAACCATAACGGCGGCAGCATGGTCTTCGGCGAATCCAAAAACCTCTTCGTCGGGGTTGGAGATGGGGCCGGCGATCTTAACGAGGCCGTTAGTCAGGATCCCGGCAATCCCCTCGGCAAGATCCACAGGATTCGCTTCGACCGCAGCAACCCGTCGGCGCCGACTCCGATCGCCGAAGACACGGTCTACGCCCTGGGACTCCGCAATCCCTTTACCTTGGTGGTGGATGACGAAGGCGACTTGTTCATGGGGGACGTCGGGGCCGGAGGTTTCGAGGAGATCAACTGCCTCTACTTCGCCGGCGAAAACTACGGCTGGCCGAACTGTGAGGGTCCCTGCGTGCCCAATAACCCGAGCTTCGTCAACCCCATCCACGGCTATCGCCACGGCGACAACACCTTCAACGACCAAGATCCCGAAGACAACAGCTCGGGCGGCGAGTCCATCATGGTCGCGGCCTACTACACCGGGGATCAGTACGGCGGGGTTTTTACCAACAAGCTGATCTACAACGAATTCTTCAAGGGCTGGGTTCGCCTGCTGACCCTGAACATCTTCGACCAGGTCACGGCGGACGAGCACATCGGCCACATCGAGGGCCTGACCGGGTTGCAGGAGAATCCCGCGGACGGCCTGCTCTACGGCGTCACGCTGTTCGGCGGCAACCGGATCGTGCGCATGGATTTGGCGCAGTAA
- a CDS encoding slipin family protein, with the protein MLGCRGEHQVRRFPLVSTPPADIFRADPGSSHSIQAEVLMKAVNFLFFIIFLVIGELIAVAVGAAVHPALGGLLGVGAFFIALFLAIAIKIAYQWERAVILRLGKYSSTKGPGLFFIVPILDTAIFVDTRILTMDIPAQQVITRDNVPVSINGVVYFKVSKVEDAIIKVQNYRVAMMQYALTVLRDIIGEMTLDELLSERQRISDQIGKAVESQAAAWGLDVDTIKLQDIDMPEELKKMMSRQASAEREKRATITKAEGDKEAALNLAAAATTMATSPGAMQLRTLQTIDGLGPTASNTVVLAVPIELMELAKFAGQAFKKQAG; encoded by the coding sequence ATGTTAGGCTGTAGGGGCGAACACCAGGTTCGCAGATTTCCCTTGGTCTCGACGCCGCCTGCTGATATTTTTCGCGCCGATCCGGGCTCTTCACATTCAATTCAGGCGGAGGTCCTCATGAAGGCCGTCAATTTCCTATTTTTCATCATCTTTTTGGTCATCGGCGAACTGATCGCCGTGGCGGTGGGCGCCGCGGTGCATCCCGCCCTGGGCGGCCTACTGGGCGTCGGGGCCTTCTTCATCGCCCTCTTCCTGGCCATCGCCATCAAGATCGCCTACCAGTGGGAGCGGGCCGTCATCCTGCGCCTGGGCAAATACTCCAGCACCAAGGGGCCCGGCCTTTTCTTCATCGTGCCCATCCTCGACACCGCCATCTTCGTCGACACCCGCATCCTGACCATGGACATCCCGGCGCAACAGGTCATCACCCGCGACAACGTGCCGGTCTCGATCAACGGCGTCGTCTACTTCAAGGTCAGCAAGGTCGAGGACGCCATCATCAAGGTACAGAACTACCGCGTCGCCATGATGCAGTACGCCCTCACCGTGCTCCGCGACATCATCGGCGAGATGACCCTGGACGAGCTGCTCTCCGAGCGCCAGCGAATCAGCGACCAGATCGGCAAGGCGGTCGAGTCCCAGGCCGCGGCCTGGGGCCTGGACGTCGACACGATCAAGCTGCAGGACATCGACATGCCGGAAGAATTGAAGAAGATGATGAGCCGTCAGGCCAGCGCCGAGCGCGAGAAGCGCGCGACGATCACCAAGGCCGAAGGCGACAAGGAGGCTGCGCTCAACCTGGCCGCCGCCGCCACGACGATGGCCACCAGCCCCGGCGCCATGCAGCTGCGCACCCTTCAGACCATCGATGGCCTGGGGCCGACCGCGTCCAACACGGTGGTCTTGGCGGTGCCCATCGAGCTCATGGAGCTGGCCAAGTTCGCCGGGCAGGCTTTCAAGAAGCAGGCCGGATAA
- a CDS encoding efflux RND transporter permease subunit produces MIEGIVKFSVKNQVVVLVLTAIFLAAGGLAYTRLSVDALPDITNVQVTVNTMVEGLAPEESERYVTAPIEAAMNGISSVTHLRSLTKFGLSQVTVNFEDGTDIYQARQQVAERLQTVLPGLPPGLQPRLGPITTGLGEIYFYTVEAEKVETGEARRRQLMELRALQEWLIRPRLLTVKGVAGVDTTGGYEKQFHVQPDIQRMSELGIGFDEIEKALAAANRNAGGGYIQQDGRQLIIQALGLFQSPEDIAQVPVLTLSNLKTVKLGDIAKVELGYPLRVGAALVDGREAILGMVYLMAGDNSRKVARAVDAQVEEIRKVLPPGIRIETLYDRSELVDATLRTVLKNLGSGALLVVAVLLLMVGNLRAALITAAMIPLSLLFTFILMNYFGISGNLMSLGALDFGIIVDGAVIVLENCVRRTHARALEKGAALTRAEVRDTVLTATVETRRSAGFGELVILVVFIPIFALGGIEGKMFQPMAAAFAFAILGALIFSFTTAPALASLLLKGSPHERQPWLMRGFQALYRPLLDFSLRFRGPVLAFGAILVGLALWLFLRMGSEFVPQLNEGSIVIMLHRDANIGVDAAVEMQARSEKIIREFPEVKRVFSRIGTAEAATDPMGIYLADTFLMLKESKEWPKVDGRRRTKDELAEAVVAKLQTEIPGQDAILTQPIQMRFNELLEGTRSDVAVKLFGDDLNQLLELSAKAEELLKEIPGAGDVEAEMSDTSPVLQIRPRRATLEAMGLSTGVVLEAVETALGGKELGYFFEGVRRFPIVLRLDEASRSDVATLKRIPVEVGPNLTLRLDELAEVAEVEGFATIFRENGRRRTAILVNPRDRDTEGFVLEAQRVLRERLPLPEGMYFEWGGNFKNLQQARNRLMVLSPIVLALIFVMIYVVFRSATQTLLIFTGVPFALVGGVLALYLRDMPFSISAGVGFIALSGIAILNGVVLISTYHQLGGGGLGGKELARQGALLRLRPVLMTALVDVFGFLPMMLSRGIGAEVQRPLATVVIGGVISSTLLTLLLLPAAYSLLDRGKLNRAARPT; encoded by the coding sequence ATGATCGAAGGCATCGTCAAATTTTCCGTCAAAAACCAGGTCGTCGTCCTGGTACTGACCGCGATCTTCCTCGCCGCCGGCGGTCTGGCTTACACACGCCTCTCGGTGGACGCCCTGCCGGACATCACAAACGTCCAGGTCACGGTCAACACCATGGTGGAAGGCCTCGCGCCCGAGGAGAGCGAGCGCTACGTCACCGCGCCGATCGAGGCGGCGATGAACGGCATCTCCAGCGTGACGCACCTCCGCTCGCTCACCAAATTCGGCCTCTCCCAGGTGACCGTGAATTTTGAAGACGGCACCGACATCTACCAGGCGCGGCAGCAGGTGGCCGAACGCCTGCAAACGGTCCTGCCCGGCCTGCCTCCCGGACTCCAGCCCCGCCTGGGCCCGATCACGACGGGACTGGGCGAGATCTACTTCTACACGGTGGAGGCCGAAAAAGTCGAAACCGGCGAAGCCCGGCGCCGCCAGCTGATGGAGCTGCGCGCCCTGCAGGAATGGCTGATCCGACCGCGGCTGCTGACGGTCAAGGGAGTGGCCGGCGTCGACACGACGGGCGGCTACGAAAAGCAATTCCACGTCCAACCCGACATCCAGAGGATGTCCGAGCTGGGTATCGGTTTCGACGAGATCGAAAAGGCCCTCGCCGCCGCCAACCGCAACGCCGGCGGCGGCTACATCCAGCAAGACGGGCGGCAGCTGATCATTCAAGCCCTGGGCCTCTTCCAGAGCCCCGAGGACATCGCGCAGGTGCCGGTCCTCACGCTGAGCAATCTCAAAACCGTGAAGCTAGGCGACATCGCCAAGGTCGAGCTGGGCTACCCGCTGCGGGTCGGGGCGGCCCTGGTGGACGGCCGCGAGGCGATCCTGGGAATGGTCTATTTGATGGCGGGGGACAACAGCCGCAAGGTGGCCCGCGCGGTCGACGCACAGGTCGAGGAAATCCGCAAGGTCCTCCCTCCCGGCATCCGGATCGAAACGCTGTACGACCGCTCCGAGCTGGTCGACGCCACGCTTAGGACCGTCCTGAAAAATCTCGGTTCCGGGGCGCTCTTGGTAGTCGCCGTGCTCTTGCTGATGGTCGGCAACCTGCGCGCGGCCCTCATCACCGCCGCCATGATCCCGTTGTCGTTGTTATTCACCTTCATCCTGATGAACTACTTCGGGATCTCCGGAAACCTCATGAGCCTCGGGGCCCTCGACTTCGGCATCATCGTCGACGGCGCGGTGATCGTGCTGGAGAACTGCGTGCGCCGCACCCACGCGCGCGCCCTCGAGAAAGGCGCGGCGCTGACCCGGGCCGAGGTCCGCGACACCGTGCTTACCGCCACCGTCGAGACGCGCCGCTCCGCCGGCTTCGGCGAGCTGGTCATCCTGGTCGTCTTCATCCCGATCTTCGCCCTGGGCGGGATCGAGGGGAAGATGTTCCAACCGATGGCCGCCGCCTTCGCCTTCGCCATCCTGGGGGCCCTGATCTTCTCCTTCACCACCGCCCCCGCCCTGGCGAGCCTCCTGCTGAAGGGCTCGCCCCACGAGCGCCAACCTTGGCTGATGCGCGGCTTCCAGGCGCTGTACCGTCCGCTGCTGGACTTCTCGCTGCGCTTTCGCGGCCCCGTCCTGGCGTTCGGCGCGATCCTGGTCGGACTGGCCCTGTGGCTCTTCCTGCGGATGGGCTCCGAATTCGTCCCGCAGCTCAACGAGGGCTCGATCGTGATCATGCTCCACCGCGACGCCAACATCGGCGTGGACGCCGCGGTGGAAATGCAGGCTCGTTCCGAAAAGATCATCCGCGAATTTCCGGAGGTGAAACGCGTCTTCTCGCGGATCGGCACCGCCGAGGCGGCCACCGACCCGATGGGGATCTACCTGGCCGACACCTTCCTCATGCTGAAGGAGTCGAAGGAATGGCCCAAAGTCGACGGCAGGCGCCGGACCAAGGACGAGCTGGCCGAGGCCGTCGTCGCCAAGCTCCAGACGGAGATCCCCGGGCAGGACGCGATCCTCACCCAACCCATCCAGATGCGCTTCAACGAGCTGCTCGAAGGGACCCGCTCCGACGTGGCGGTGAAGCTCTTCGGTGACGACTTAAATCAGCTCCTGGAGCTCTCCGCGAAGGCGGAGGAACTGCTCAAGGAGATCCCGGGCGCCGGCGACGTCGAGGCGGAGATGTCCGACACCTCGCCGGTCCTGCAGATCCGACCGCGGCGCGCGACGCTCGAGGCGATGGGGCTTTCCACCGGCGTGGTCCTGGAGGCGGTGGAGACGGCCTTGGGCGGCAAGGAGCTGGGATATTTCTTCGAGGGGGTGCGGCGCTTCCCGATCGTCCTGCGCCTGGATGAGGCGAGCCGCTCCGACGTCGCGACCTTGAAGCGCATCCCCGTCGAGGTGGGCCCCAACCTCACGCTTCGCCTGGACGAGCTGGCCGAAGTCGCCGAAGTGGAGGGCTTCGCTACCATCTTTCGCGAAAACGGTCGGCGGCGCACCGCCATCCTGGTCAACCCCCGCGACCGGGACACGGAGGGCTTCGTCCTGGAGGCCCAGCGGGTCCTGCGCGAGCGGCTCCCCTTGCCGGAGGGGATGTATTTCGAGTGGGGCGGAAATTTCAAAAACCTGCAGCAGGCCCGCAACCGCCTCATGGTCTTGAGCCCCATCGTCCTGGCCCTCATCTTCGTCATGATCTACGTGGTGTTTCGCAGCGCGACGCAGACCCTCCTCATCTTCACCGGAGTGCCCTTCGCCTTGGTCGGCGGCGTCTTGGCGCTTTACCTGCGCGACATGCCCTTCAGCATCTCGGCGGGGGTCGGCTTCATCGCCCTCTCCGGCATCGCGATCCTGAACGGAGTGGTGCTGATCAGCACCTACCATCAGCTGGGCGGCGGAGGTCTCGGCGGAAAGGAGTTGGCGCGGCAGGGGGCCCTGCTGCGACTGCGGCCGGTCTTGATGACGGCCCTCGTGGATGTCTTCGGGTTTTTGCCGATGATGCTCTCGCGGGGCATCGGGGCGGAGGTGCAAAGACCCTTGGCGACGGTGGTGATCGGCGGGGTGATCTCGTCGACGCTGCTCACCCTGCTGCTCCTGCCGGCGGCCTACTCGTTGTTGGATCGCGGCAAGCTCAACCGCGCCGCACGACCAACATGA
- a CDS encoding amidotransferase, with the protein MPKLLIFQHVPHEGLGAFEAAFREAGLELQTIESWREDLSRLQIAPGAYDGVVVMGGPMSANDAGRLPFIREELRLIEETLQADLPFLGVCLGSQLLAKALGMRVYPGAQKEIGWYPLWTRPEARGDPLFGDFPPRLEMFQWHGETFELPSGAQLLASSELFLHQAFRYGDKAYGLQFHAEMTPAMIAEWHREGRAEIAAAGLEEKWRDIEALTARHIGVLNRCARQTARGFASLVK; encoded by the coding sequence ATGCCAAAGCTCCTGATCTTTCAACACGTCCCTCATGAAGGCCTCGGCGCCTTCGAGGCGGCCTTCCGCGAGGCGGGCCTCGAGCTGCAAACGATCGAATCCTGGCGCGAGGACCTAAGCCGCCTCCAAATTGCCCCCGGCGCCTACGACGGCGTCGTCGTGATGGGCGGACCGATGAGCGCCAACGACGCGGGACGGCTTCCCTTCATCCGTGAGGAGCTTCGCTTGATCGAGGAGACGCTCCAGGCGGATCTGCCCTTTCTGGGCGTCTGCCTGGGCTCCCAGCTCTTGGCGAAGGCCTTAGGCATGCGGGTCTATCCCGGGGCGCAAAAAGAGATCGGCTGGTATCCCCTCTGGACGCGCCCCGAGGCCCGGGGCGACCCGCTCTTCGGCGATTTTCCGCCGCGCCTTGAGATGTTCCAGTGGCACGGCGAGACCTTCGAGCTGCCCTCGGGCGCCCAGCTCCTGGCCTCCTCCGAGCTCTTCCTCCACCAGGCCTTTCGCTACGGGGACAAGGCCTACGGCCTGCAATTCCACGCCGAGATGACGCCCGCGATGATCGCGGAGTGGCATCGCGAGGGCCGCGCCGAGATCGCCGCCGCGGGCCTGGAGGAGAAGTGGCGCGATATCGAGGCCTTGACGGCGCGGCATATCGGTGTTTTGAATCGCTGCGCCCGACAAACGGCGCGGGGCTTTGCCTCGCTCGTGAAATAG
- a CDS encoding transporter produces MSSPWSASPPASIRPPPRLNPLFLILFSNMMHRRGARPCARVLGPKGIVMQRLVALLCAALVVTTGLGQAAAHHVSGHGGGGSNFYNPFSTQSRPPRTFLSFTFNVDALDDGLGEVLRYQLAGEYAVHRRFSVGMRLPFLSIREKFLPRSDGIGDISLSFKGLLWSQPSSRMNLTLGGGFSFPTGDEAKGLGAGDVLVSPFLNYTAGLGPVDFYTTVGTTLAAADQVSPTLDYQVGANIPVIKGKIPLHLFVAFQGSTSIRDDVFASGSTKAYVTPGLILYLRDDLITTFGARVSVLDTLEVKPGVALSKTSTSLLSDVLAGFNFNVDYFF; encoded by the coding sequence ATGTCTTCGCCTTGGTCGGCGTCCCCGCCGGCCTCGATCCGCCCCCCCCCAAGGCTTAATCCCCTCTTTCTAATTTTATTTTCGAACATGATGCATCGCCGAGGCGCGCGCCCATGCGCCCGCGTCCTCGGCCCCAAAGGAATAGTTATGCAACGCCTTGTCGCGCTGCTCTGCGCCGCGCTCGTCGTCACGACGGGACTCGGCCAGGCGGCGGCGCACCACGTGTCCGGCCACGGCGGCGGGGGATCGAATTTCTACAACCCCTTCTCCACGCAATCGCGGCCGCCGCGAACCTTCTTGTCCTTTACCTTCAACGTCGACGCCCTGGACGATGGCTTGGGGGAGGTCCTGCGCTACCAGCTGGCGGGGGAATATGCCGTGCACCGGCGCTTCAGCGTCGGGATGCGGCTGCCCTTCCTCTCGATCCGGGAGAAATTTCTCCCGCGCTCGGACGGGATCGGGGATATCTCCCTGAGCTTTAAGGGCCTGCTGTGGTCGCAACCGAGCTCGCGGATGAACCTCACCCTCGGCGGCGGCTTCTCCTTCCCCACTGGCGACGAGGCCAAGGGGCTGGGCGCCGGCGACGTGCTGGTCTCCCCCTTCCTCAACTACACGGCGGGTTTGGGCCCGGTGGATTTCTACACCACCGTGGGCACGACGCTGGCGGCCGCGGACCAGGTGAGTCCCACGCTCGACTACCAGGTGGGCGCCAACATCCCGGTGATCAAGGGCAAGATCCCCCTGCATCTGTTCGTGGCCTTCCAGGGCTCGACCAGCATTCGCGACGATGTGTTCGCGAGCGGCTCGACCAAGGCCTACGTCACTCCCGGCCTCATCCTCTACCTGCGCGACGACCTGATCACCACCTTCGGTGCCCGGGTCTCCGTGCTGGATACCCTCGAAGTGAAGCCGGGCGTGGCCCTGTCCAAAACCTCGACCTCGCTGCTCAGCGACGTGCTGGCGGGGTTCAACTTCAACGTCGATTACTTCTTTTAA
- the mutY gene encoding A/G-specific adenine glycosylase encodes MRDVLKDQELWHRAKSVGAVRERPLQGSPEMDATFQKNFRKKLLDWYQKYKRDLPWRRSRDPYAIWVSEIMLQQTQVATVIPYYERFLKKFPTIAALARAEEEDVLALWAGLGYYRRAKLLQRGARAVAERHGGRLPDDPEALRELPGIGPYTAGAIASIAFQRPSPLVDGNVVRVLSRVFARKGHAKDARLQKEIWALAADLVDPEHPGDFNQALMELGATLCRVALPSCERCPVQGLCAARGDGEPEAFPESPPPQKTLRLQRAAAVALRGGSVLLVKPRAARWFQGLWGLPHEYCAEAPATETALGECLRSHLGLALLRPQALPATTHAITQHRITTWAWSGEARGRLKAAGPYEEARFFTKKELAGAALPNFDRKVLAAAKLI; translated from the coding sequence ATGAGGGACGTGTTGAAAGATCAGGAGCTTTGGCATAGAGCCAAGTCCGTAGGGGCCGTTCGCGAACGGCCCCTACAGGGGTCGCCCGAGATGGACGCTACGTTTCAAAAAAACTTCCGCAAAAAACTCCTCGATTGGTACCAAAAATACAAGCGCGATCTCCCCTGGCGCCGCAGCCGCGACCCCTACGCCATCTGGGTGAGCGAGATCATGCTGCAGCAGACCCAGGTCGCCACCGTCATTCCCTACTACGAACGATTCTTGAAAAAGTTCCCGACGATCGCCGCCCTCGCCCGCGCCGAGGAAGAGGATGTCTTGGCCCTATGGGCCGGCCTGGGCTACTACCGACGCGCCAAGCTCTTGCAGCGCGGCGCGCGGGCCGTGGCCGAGCGCCACGGCGGGAGGCTCCCCGACGACCCCGAGGCCCTGCGGGAACTCCCCGGCATCGGGCCCTACACCGCGGGCGCCATCGCCTCCATCGCCTTCCAGCGGCCCAGCCCCTTGGTCGACGGCAACGTCGTCCGTGTCCTCTCGCGGGTCTTCGCGCGGAAGGGCCATGCGAAGGATGCACGCCTGCAGAAGGAAATTTGGGCCCTCGCCGCCGACCTGGTCGACCCCGAGCACCCGGGCGACTTCAACCAGGCCCTGATGGAACTGGGCGCGACCCTCTGCCGCGTCGCCCTGCCCTCCTGCGAGCGCTGTCCCGTCCAAGGCCTCTGCGCGGCCCGCGGCGACGGCGAGCCCGAGGCCTTTCCCGAGAGTCCCCCGCCGCAAAAGACGCTGAGGCTGCAACGCGCGGCGGCCGTTGCCCTGCGGGGCGGGTCGGTCCTGCTGGTCAAGCCCCGCGCCGCCCGCTGGTTCCAGGGCCTCTGGGGCCTGCCCCACGAGTATTGTGCCGAGGCGCCGGCCACCGAGACCGCGCTGGGCGAGTGCCTGCGAAGCCACCTGGGCCTGGCCCTCCTCCGGCCCCAAGCCCTGCCCGCCACCACCCACGCGATCACCCAGCACCGCATCACCACCTGGGCCTGGAGCGGGGAGGCCCGGGGCCGCCTCAAGGCTGCGGGTCCCTACGAGGAGGCGCGATTTTTCACGAAAAAGGAACTGGCGGGGGCCGCCCTGCCCAATTTCGACCGCAAGGTCTTGGCGGCGGCAAAGCTAATCTAG